In the Ruminococcus sp. OA3 genome, one interval contains:
- the cas1b gene encoding type I-B CRISPR-associated endonuclease Cas1b, whose protein sequence is MGSTRYIMSMGELTRKDNSLCFRKEGKNVYIPVENTKEIYCFNEVSINTKLLDFLSQNHIIVHFFNYYGGYSGTFYPRDHYLSGKLVVKQAEKYQNDRMDIARSIVRGIGLNIYEVLYHYYKHDKKEVKRTIDWIKTTFLGQVEQVDDIKELLACEGEVWIRFYNDFQHFLPEDFVMNKRVKRPPDNPMNAMVSFGNTLLYTKTISAIYQTHLDQRVSFLHEPSEGRFSLSLDISEVFKPVIVFRTIFELVNNRKIQVEKHFDKRVNYCMLNDEGRKIFIEAFEGRLENVFMHSRLKRKVSYRTAIKLDCYKLIKNILEDREFLPFSLKEGI, encoded by the coding sequence TTGGGAAGTACACGATATATTATGTCTATGGGTGAGCTTACAAGAAAAGATAATTCTCTGTGTTTTCGAAAAGAGGGAAAGAATGTCTATATTCCGGTTGAGAACACAAAAGAAATTTATTGTTTTAATGAAGTCAGTATCAATACAAAATTATTGGATTTTTTGTCTCAGAATCATATTATTGTTCACTTTTTTAACTATTACGGAGGTTACAGCGGTACCTTTTACCCAAGGGACCATTATTTAAGTGGAAAACTGGTAGTGAAACAAGCGGAAAAATATCAAAATGACAGGATGGACATTGCACGGTCAATTGTCCGTGGTATTGGTTTGAATATTTATGAGGTATTGTATCATTATTATAAACATGATAAGAAAGAGGTAAAAAGAACAATTGATTGGATTAAAACAACATTTTTGGGGCAGGTGGAACAAGTTGATGACATTAAAGAATTATTGGCTTGTGAAGGTGAAGTTTGGATAAGATTCTATAATGATTTTCAACATTTTTTGCCTGAAGATTTTGTGATGAACAAGCGGGTAAAACGGCCGCCAGACAATCCTATGAATGCAATGGTTTCTTTTGGAAATACATTGCTCTATACGAAAACAATTTCTGCAATTTACCAGACACATTTAGATCAGAGAGTAAGTTTTCTTCATGAACCGTCAGAAGGCAGATTTTCGTTGAGCCTTGATATCAGTGAGGTGTTCAAACCGGTTATTGTTTTTAGGACTATTTTTGAGTTGGTTAATAATCGCAAAATACAGGTTGAAAAACATTTTGACAAAAGGGTAAATTATTGTATGTTGAATGATGAAGGAAGAAAGATATTTATTGAGGCATTTGAAGGGAGGCTGGAAAATGTGTTTATGCATTCTAGATTGAAACGGAAGGTTTCGTACAGAACAGCGATAAAGCTGGACTGCTATAAACTGATTAAGAACATATTGGAAGATAGAGAGTTTCTTCCGTTTTCTTTGAAAGAAGGGATCTGA
- the cas2 gene encoding CRISPR-associated endonuclease Cas2, whose product MKKQLNYNYAFVFYDVGEKRVQKVFKVCKKYLSHFQKSVFRGEMTPSKFIRLKNELSTIIEVEEDFVCIIKLMNDNVFGEEVLGNGKNDTGEDLMI is encoded by the coding sequence ATGAAAAAACAGCTGAATTATAATTATGCGTTTGTTTTTTATGATGTTGGGGAAAAACGGGTGCAGAAGGTGTTTAAGGTATGTAAGAAATATCTTTCTCATTTTCAGAAGTCCGTGTTTCGCGGAGAGATGACTCCGTCAAAATTTATACGACTGAAAAATGAGCTTAGCACAATTATAGAGGTAGAAGAAGATTTTGTATGTATTATCAAGTTAATGAATGATAATGTTTTTGGTGAGGAGGTGTTAGGTAATGGGAAGAATGATACAGGGGAGGACTTAATGATTTAG
- the cas3 gene encoding CRISPR-associated helicase Cas3', translating into MLRKDMYIALEEFEPNISECYAHLPLDGGKKETVIEHTKLCQKYFLNIIQQKKLDKVFIRFREKYLGSMSSDTEILFDSILMNVVTFHDMGKINPLFQIKKMKHKWHPEIAPEGNLGSKHSILSAAFYLDYFLCRVGEVENKEEKRRLKDLVFIHSFLIARHHGVMKEFKEYVYSFDEDSESNLGWYAKKWLDSWKEKVEDGAGSIFTIKDREKKNSLQRIGAGDTKRQVWLYGYSRLLYSLLVASDYYATTEFMSGVEIKTFGNIENLQDIIEQYEKTEVMKSIRTYESSSYPMDSKELERQSKINILRTELFLDAERELKEHSSQSLFYLEAPTGSGKSNTSINLSFQLLSMGEGLQKIFYIYPFNTLVEQNMETLRKVFGDYEKTMAQIAVVNSLVPIKGSEELYDTESQKKFQELLLDRQFLNYPLVLSTHVSLFRTLFGNGREDLFGFHQLCNSVIVLDEIQSYKNELWSEIITFLKGFAQLLNIKVIIMSATLPNLEILTDNRLGAVNLINDREKYFNHPVFAKRVVPNYELLQEKITLELLAEHMIEHVQEGKKILIEFINKSRADGFYRLIKEKTDFEVLLMTGDSSILDRKRMIHMTEELETIILVATQVVEAGVDIDFDIGYKDSSRLDSEEQFMGRINRSCKRSGVVYFFDLDDAKGIYRRDIRINPEFTLKNETMREILATKNYQNYYEQILRILKMRKEKADSQNLEQFFSECVGSLDFVKVHERMKLIDDNRQMVSVYLARNIKEEGAGEIDGRTVWEEYKELLLNEEMEFAEKKVRLYKVRSSMNVFLYQLSKNAVFDWNEQIGDIYYIEDGEAFFDENGILDRKKFENGEMLFL; encoded by the coding sequence ATGTTAAGAAAAGACATGTACATAGCTTTGGAAGAATTTGAGCCGAACATATCTGAGTGTTATGCCCATCTGCCGTTGGACGGCGGAAAAAAGGAAACGGTAATTGAGCATACAAAACTGTGTCAGAAATATTTTTTGAATATTATTCAGCAGAAGAAATTGGATAAAGTTTTTATAAGATTTCGAGAAAAATATCTGGGCAGTATGAGTTCTGATACCGAAATATTGTTTGACAGTATTCTGATGAATGTAGTTACGTTTCATGATATGGGGAAGATCAATCCATTGTTTCAGATCAAAAAAATGAAACATAAATGGCATCCGGAAATTGCCCCGGAGGGGAATCTGGGCAGCAAGCATTCTATTTTATCTGCGGCATTTTACCTGGATTATTTTTTGTGCCGTGTAGGTGAGGTAGAGAATAAGGAGGAAAAGAGAAGGCTTAAAGATTTGGTATTTATCCATTCCTTTTTGATTGCCAGACATCATGGGGTGATGAAAGAATTTAAGGAATACGTGTACAGCTTTGATGAAGATAGCGAAAGTAATCTTGGGTGGTATGCTAAAAAGTGGCTGGATAGCTGGAAAGAAAAAGTAGAAGACGGTGCGGGTAGTATATTTACGATAAAAGACAGAGAAAAAAAGAATTCTCTACAGCGGATAGGAGCGGGAGATACAAAGAGGCAGGTTTGGCTGTACGGATATTCCAGGCTTTTGTATTCACTTCTTGTGGCATCGGACTATTATGCGACCACGGAGTTTATGAGTGGCGTAGAAATAAAAACGTTTGGAAATATTGAAAATCTTCAGGATATCATAGAGCAATATGAGAAAACCGAGGTGATGAAAAGTATCAGGACTTATGAATCATCATCTTATCCCATGGATTCAAAGGAACTTGAGAGGCAGAGTAAGATTAATATATTGCGGACAGAGTTGTTTCTGGATGCGGAACGAGAATTAAAGGAACACAGCAGCCAATCACTGTTTTATCTGGAAGCGCCAACGGGAAGCGGAAAGAGTAATACGTCGATCAATTTAAGCTTTCAGCTGCTGAGTATGGGAGAAGGACTGCAGAAAATATTTTATATTTATCCATTTAATACGCTGGTAGAACAAAATATGGAGACGCTTAGGAAGGTATTTGGAGATTACGAGAAGACAATGGCTCAGATTGCAGTGGTCAACTCTCTGGTTCCCATAAAGGGAAGTGAGGAACTTTACGATACGGAAAGTCAGAAAAAGTTCCAGGAACTATTGCTGGATCGGCAGTTTTTAAATTATCCGCTTGTTTTGTCCACGCATGTCTCACTGTTTCGGACACTGTTCGGAAATGGCAGGGAGGATTTGTTTGGATTTCACCAGCTCTGTAATTCGGTAATTGTATTGGATGAAATTCAGAGCTATAAAAATGAATTATGGAGTGAAATCATTACATTTCTAAAGGGTTTTGCTCAGCTTTTAAATATTAAGGTCATCATTATGTCTGCAACGCTGCCTAATTTGGAGATTTTAACAGATAACCGGTTGGGGGCGGTAAACTTAATAAATGACAGAGAAAAGTATTTTAACCATCCGGTATTTGCAAAAAGAGTGGTTCCGAATTATGAATTATTACAGGAGAAGATTACGCTGGAACTTCTTGCAGAACATATGATTGAGCATGTCCAGGAAGGGAAAAAGATATTGATTGAGTTCATCAATAAAAGCAGAGCAGACGGATTTTATAGGCTCATAAAAGAAAAGACAGATTTTGAAGTACTTCTTATGACGGGCGACAGCAGTATCCTTGACAGAAAGCGGATGATTCATATGACAGAAGAACTGGAGACAATCATATTGGTGGCAACGCAGGTAGTGGAAGCCGGCGTGGACATAGACTTTGATATTGGATATAAAGATAGCTCCAGGTTGGACAGCGAGGAGCAGTTTATGGGGCGCATTAACCGTTCCTGTAAGAGAAGCGGCGTTGTCTATTTTTTTGATTTAGATGATGCAAAGGGTATTTACCGGAGGGATATCCGCATTAATCCGGAATTTACATTGAAAAATGAAACCATGCGGGAAATTCTTGCTACGAAAAACTATCAGAATTATTATGAGCAAATATTACGCATCTTAAAAATGAGAAAAGAAAAAGCTGATTCCCAGAATCTAGAGCAGTTTTTCAGCGAGTGTGTGGGAAGTTTAGACTTCGTAAAGGTCCACGAGAGAATGAAGCTGATTGACGATAATAGACAGATGGTTTCGGTGTATTTGGCAAGAAATATTAAAGAGGAAGGAGCAGGAGAAATCGATGGCAGGACTGTCTGGGAGGAGTATAAGGAACTACTGTTAAATGAGGAAATGGAATTTGCAGAAAAGAAGGTGCGATTATATAAGGTGAGAAGCAGTATGAATGTCTTTCTTTATCAGTTAAGTAAGAATGCCGTGTTTGATTGGAATGAACAGATTGGTGATATTTATTATATTGAAGATGGAGAAGCATTTTTTGATGAGAATGGGATTCTTGACCGCAAAAAATTTGAAAATGGAGAAATGCTGTTTCTTTAG
- the cas4 gene encoding CRISPR-associated protein Cas4: MKVNGTLINYYFHCKRQCYLHGNRLNLEDNSEQVKIGKAIHEEKAEEKKDTEITVDNIRLDRLTKEYLTEIKKSDADVEASKWQLLYYLSVLKEKGVTRKGRLEFVEKNKKENKVLYLELTEELEEQLRKYVREIEELLQSEKIPECVYAPKCKKCAYYEYCYI, from the coding sequence ATGAAAGTAAATGGGACGTTGATTAATTATTATTTTCATTGTAAACGTCAGTGCTATTTACATGGAAACAGGTTGAATCTGGAGGATAACAGTGAACAGGTGAAAATTGGAAAGGCAATACATGAGGAAAAAGCGGAGGAAAAAAAGGATACGGAAATTACAGTTGATAACATACGTCTGGACAGGTTGACAAAGGAATATCTGACGGAAATCAAAAAATCAGATGCCGATGTAGAGGCATCAAAATGGCAGCTGTTGTATTATCTAAGTGTTCTGAAGGAAAAAGGGGTTACCCGTAAAGGCAGACTGGAATTTGTTGAGAAGAATAAGAAAGAAAATAAGGTATTGTATCTTGAATTGACAGAGGAATTGGAAGAGCAGCTTCGGAAATATGTGAGAGAAATTGAAGAGTTACTGCAAAGTGAAAAGATTCCGGAGTGTGTTTACGCGCCAAAGTGTAAGAAGTGTGCGTATTATGAGTACTGTTATATTTAG
- a CDS encoding type I CRISPR-associated protein Cas7 codes for MNKRVYGVLGISSIMANWNADFTGYPKTISDGTVFGSDKALKYPMKKMWDNEGKKVLYIKSMKFSEKDNALVPKSLKERYEHIFNVKNLKDCKDTKEVLTNLMTAVDVKNFGATFAEEGNNISITGAVQFGQGFNKYEGTTAEEQQILSPFRDGSKDDKKDEAKNSTLGTKITSNEAHYFYPFVVNPSAYKELVELGVTEGYTEEDYQNFKRTALVSATSFATNAKEGCENEFALFVETEPDLYLPNLSEYINFEKSEVKNQIDLVMCGEFLNQLSDKIKKVEIYYNPYTTELTNNISNAEVFNIITQKEV; via the coding sequence ATGAATAAACGGGTGTATGGAGTGCTTGGGATTTCTTCTATTATGGCAAACTGGAATGCGGATTTTACAGGATATCCGAAAACGATCTCAGATGGAACGGTGTTTGGCAGTGATAAGGCGTTGAAATATCCCATGAAAAAAATGTGGGATAATGAAGGGAAAAAGGTTCTGTACATAAAATCTATGAAATTTTCAGAGAAAGACAATGCGCTGGTTCCGAAAAGTTTAAAAGAGCGGTATGAACATATTTTCAATGTAAAAAATTTGAAGGATTGTAAGGATACGAAAGAGGTGTTGACCAACCTTATGACTGCGGTAGATGTAAAAAATTTCGGGGCTACATTTGCAGAAGAGGGAAACAATATTTCCATTACCGGAGCGGTCCAGTTTGGACAAGGATTTAACAAGTATGAGGGGACAACCGCAGAAGAGCAGCAAATACTTTCCCCGTTCCGTGACGGCAGTAAGGACGATAAAAAGGATGAAGCAAAAAATTCTACATTGGGGACAAAAATCACCAGCAACGAAGCGCACTATTTTTATCCGTTTGTGGTAAACCCGTCGGCGTATAAGGAACTGGTAGAGCTTGGAGTTACAGAGGGATACACGGAAGAGGATTATCAGAATTTTAAGAGGACTGCGCTGGTATCTGCCACTTCATTTGCGACAAATGCAAAGGAAGGATGTGAAAATGAGTTTGCTCTTTTCGTGGAAACGGAACCGGATTTATATCTGCCTAACTTGTCAGAGTATATCAACTTTGAAAAGAGTGAGGTGAAAAATCAAATTGATTTGGTGATGTGCGGTGAATTTTTAAATCAGTTAAGCGATAAGATCAAAAAGGTTGAAATTTATTATAACCCGTACACGACGGAATTGACAAACAATATCAGTAACGCAGAGGTGTTTAACATTATTACACAAAAAGAGGTGTAG
- a CDS encoding type I-B CRISPR-associated protein Cas8b/Csh1: MLKDCLEIFKKEMERAAGDSGNLDRLILDSYVPAEGIYLIVKEDGSIGYPEEIKMDKKTRELEYIPSTYERICFYDYHSRLVSMDKPQDPKKVIHSNNYLSFWVKQESLQNGKLNEEAIDRYFDVLCNPREKYSKPKDREMYDYIAEQLGEINQEKLERNRKWIKEHIFALEDLGVTLTGKNYLKIFFEDEDDVYLREEQRYLITKIFNKNDYNIKIGGEILGLPNDNLGLNQKKPYMENRTRKITVPYLVTSEEAVLQRKFFDYLMNQAVKGEVNLFFDMEGKKILSRKKGEMVERDFSGFYLQVRKGKEVEIWHQDVIVDYRYYLKQKFSYQNVLQLPDKDEIYKNYGVKKELQAVLDDVVFSKWLIPNYFTPADELQADGELKRSLLWARDAIFAWLYKGQEKNIGRIMEQVCMNMTKSSIQNGFIPKSGKQFNLMCSLKDYFSGGKQMADRYKNIEDVLRNKINQKETDQIKSDEEYFYAVGQLVYYFISLNKSREKVHSLANPFFNAKNDEIIKEKLKQYFMKYNYQLNFNGSRFKNLFGMVCRYVLEGKMNQTAIIAGYLSSNLIYESKKEEEEQ; encoded by the coding sequence GTGTTAAAAGATTGTCTGGAAATCTTTAAAAAAGAGATGGAACGAGCGGCAGGGGACAGTGGGAATCTGGACAGGCTTATTCTGGACAGCTATGTTCCGGCGGAAGGGATTTATCTGATTGTGAAGGAGGATGGCAGCATAGGTTATCCTGAGGAAATCAAGATGGATAAGAAAACGCGGGAATTGGAATACATTCCATCTACATATGAACGAATTTGTTTTTATGATTACCACAGTCGTTTAGTCAGCATGGATAAACCCCAGGATCCCAAAAAGGTCATTCATTCTAACAACTATCTGTCGTTTTGGGTAAAGCAGGAGAGTTTGCAAAATGGTAAATTAAACGAAGAAGCGATTGACCGCTATTTTGATGTGCTTTGCAATCCCAGAGAAAAGTACAGCAAGCCAAAGGACAGGGAAATGTATGACTACATTGCTGAGCAGCTGGGAGAAATTAATCAGGAAAAATTAGAACGAAACCGCAAGTGGATCAAAGAACATATATTTGCTCTTGAGGATTTGGGAGTTACACTGACTGGTAAGAATTATTTAAAAATCTTTTTTGAGGATGAGGATGATGTATATCTGCGGGAGGAGCAGCGTTATCTGATAACAAAAATTTTTAATAAGAATGATTATAATATCAAGATTGGCGGAGAGATACTGGGACTTCCCAATGATAATCTGGGGTTGAATCAGAAAAAACCATATATGGAAAACCGAACGCGGAAAATTACCGTTCCCTACCTGGTGACGTCTGAGGAGGCTGTGCTACAGAGAAAGTTCTTTGATTATCTGATGAACCAGGCAGTAAAGGGTGAAGTCAATCTCTTTTTTGATATGGAAGGGAAAAAGATTCTTTCCAGAAAAAAAGGGGAAATGGTCGAGCGGGATTTTTCTGGTTTTTATCTCCAGGTGCGGAAAGGAAAAGAGGTTGAAATCTGGCACCAGGATGTAATTGTGGATTATCGGTATTATTTAAAGCAAAAATTTTCCTACCAAAATGTACTTCAACTGCCGGATAAGGATGAGATCTATAAGAACTATGGAGTGAAAAAGGAACTGCAGGCTGTGCTCGATGATGTGGTATTTTCTAAATGGCTGATTCCAAATTATTTTACACCGGCAGATGAGCTGCAGGCTGACGGAGAACTGAAGAGGAGTCTTCTATGGGCCAGAGACGCCATCTTTGCATGGTTATATAAAGGACAGGAAAAGAATATCGGGAGAATTATGGAACAGGTATGTATGAATATGACGAAAAGTTCCATTCAAAACGGGTTTATTCCGAAATCAGGAAAGCAGTTTAATCTAATGTGTTCATTAAAAGACTATTTTTCAGGAGGGAAACAGATGGCTGACAGGTATAAAAATATAGAAGATGTGCTAAGAAATAAAATCAATCAGAAGGAGACGGACCAGATAAAGAGCGACGAGGAATACTTTTATGCGGTAGGACAGCTTGTGTACTATTTTATTTCCCTCAATAAATCAAGAGAGAAGGTACATTCTCTGGCTAACCCATTTTTCAATGCGAAAAATGATGAAATTATTAAAGAAAAATTGAAACAGTATTTTATGAAATATAATTATCAGCTTAATTTTAACGGCAGTAGATTTAAGAATCTGTTTGGGATGGTATGCAGGTATGTTCTGGAGGGAAAGATGAACCAGACAGCAATTATTGCTGGATATTTAAGCAGTAACCTGATTTATGAATCAAAAAAGGAAGAGGAGGAACAGTAA
- the cas5b gene encoding type I-B CRISPR-associated protein Cas5b, with amino-acid sequence MKALKFTLSGKTAFLKKPEVNAYCYFTFGQIHKAALLGMFGAILGYQGYGQKEWESKKKKAQLIEEYPEFYERLKDIRVSIVPKNEKGYIPKKVQFFNNSIGYASKEQGGNLIVKEQWLEEPIWEIFVLLDCQEAKKLAEFIVNGKCVYMPYLGKNDHPADIRNAQIVELDQEPEKEVQFACLFPKETGELLLPDEEDEIQEFKYEEKLPIGLDAYTNLYVYDTFCYTNLPVRMEKGFAARTEKKMLIFY; translated from the coding sequence ATGAAGGCTCTGAAATTTACACTAAGCGGTAAAACGGCGTTTTTAAAAAAACCCGAGGTAAATGCATATTGCTATTTTACCTTTGGACAGATTCATAAAGCAGCACTTTTGGGAATGTTTGGCGCAATCTTAGGCTATCAGGGCTATGGGCAGAAGGAGTGGGAGAGCAAGAAGAAAAAAGCGCAGCTCATCGAGGAATATCCGGAATTTTATGAACGGCTGAAAGACATCAGGGTGTCCATTGTTCCTAAGAATGAAAAGGGATATATTCCGAAAAAAGTCCAATTTTTTAATAATTCCATTGGGTATGCGTCCAAGGAACAGGGTGGAAATCTGATCGTTAAGGAGCAGTGGCTGGAGGAACCGATCTGGGAAATCTTTGTGTTGTTAGATTGCCAGGAGGCGAAAAAACTGGCAGAGTTTATTGTGAATGGGAAGTGCGTCTATATGCCTTATCTGGGAAAGAACGACCATCCTGCAGATATCAGGAATGCACAGATTGTGGAATTAGACCAGGAACCGGAGAAGGAGGTGCAATTTGCCTGTCTGTTTCCCAAAGAGACGGGAGAGTTACTTTTGCCGGATGAGGAGGATGAGATACAGGAATTTAAGTATGAGGAAAAGTTGCCGATAGGCTTAGACGCTTATACAAATTTATATGTTTATGATACCTTCTGCTATACAAACCTTCCGGTGAGAATGGAAAAAGGGTTTGCGGCCAGAACAGAGAAAAAAATGCTGATATTTTATTAA